Below is a window of Dietzia timorensis DNA.
CCTCGTTCAGCGAGATGATCATGATCTCCGCCGAGAGGATGAGGTCGGTGCGGATCGCCCCGGACACCACCTTCTTCTCGGCGTCCTCGCCCTGGCGCACGGCGGGCTCGGCGGGCTCTTCGGATTCGCCCGATTTCCGCCGCACCATGTCGAGGAGTTTCTCGGCGCCCTCGAAACACAAATATGAGCCGCCGAGCATGAGGATCGGCGTGATGGCCCACGGCGCGAATGCGCTGAGCAGAAGCGCAATCGGCAGGATGATGAGGAGCTTGTTGCGCAGCGAGCCGATGGTGATCCGGCGGATCATCGGCAGCTCGCGAGAGGAGTCGACGCCCTCGAGATACTGCGGGGTGACCGCGGTGTCGTCGACCACGACGCCCGCCGCCTTGACGCTGGTGCGGCCCGCGGCGGCTGCGACGTCGTCGATGCTCGCCGCCGACATCCGCGCGAGAACCGCGATATCGTCGAGCAGGGCTACGAGGCCACCGGCCATAGCTGAACTCCTAGGTGGGAGGGTGCCCGCGTGGGCGCTTCGGTTCTGGCAAAAGAATAGGCGAACCGCGGCGCCGGTGCGCGGCGAGCGGGGCGGACTCTAGAGCCGCAGGATCCCGCCCGGGGACTTCTGGACCTCCTCGAAGCGGCCGACATTGCGGCGCACCGTGTCCCATTCCTCGGCCGGGATCTGCTTTGCCGCGCGCTTGATCACGTCCTTGTCGCCGGTTCCCCACGCAATCGGCATCGGGGAGATGAACTGGTAGGCGTTGTCCTTGCCGCGTGCCGAACGGTTCCCGGCGACCGCGACGCAGGGAACGCGCTCGCCCTCCTTCCGATCGTGCCCGGGAAGCTTCTGCGCCGAGAGCGTGACCAGCGCCGGGATCGACCCGGCCGAGCGGTCGACTGCCTGGTCGACGAGCGCGACGAGGGTGAGCACGTGTGGGTGCACGTTCGCGACGATCGCCGGTACCAGTTCCGAGGTGGCGTAGGTGCGGTCGATCTGCCCCATCTTTCGGGGGATGTAGAAAATCATCGCAAGGCAGCCGAGGCCGAAGAGGCCGAGAACAAAGGCAATCATCAGCGCGCCGACAGACCCGAATACGACACCGAGGACGACGGCACCGCCGAGGCACACCACGGCGAGGATTGCGGCGGCGACCTGCAGCCGCCGGATCTCGCCGAGCTTCTCGTTGTATTTGCGCGCCCAGGTCGGATCCACGTCGAAATCGAAGAGGCGGTACTGCGTATGCGGGTTCTGCGGTGCGGGCATGATCTCCATTATGGACTGTCCCTAGATGAGTTCCACCAGCGCCGCCGCAGCGATGAATGTCCCGATGCCGATGAACAGCACCGCGCTGACCGCGTCGACCACGGGAAGCCAGGTCCTGATCCGCGCATTGAGCTTCGGATGCGAGGCGGCGAGCGTCACCGAGGCGAACGCGAACACCGCGATCGCGACGAGCAGCGCGAAGATCCCCAGCGATGCCGCGAGCGACAGCCGTTCGCCACCCGGATACAGAAACGGCGCGAGCAGCGAGCCGAAAAACACCACGGCCTTCGGGTTGGACAGGTTCGTCGCGAGCCCTCGCACGTAGTCGCCACGTAGTGTTCGAGTCTTCGTTCCGCCTCGAACGGAACCACTGCTGGATGACGTCGCCGCAGCTAGGCCGCGCCTGGCCGCCACGGTCTCCCGCGCGACGGGCCAGGCGCTGCGCAGCCCGGTCACCCCCATGAAGACGAGGAACCCGCCTCCCGCGAGTTGCAACCAGTGCAGCAGATCCTCGCGCGCCTGGAGGATCGCGGCGAGCCCGAGCATCGACGCGCCAAGCCAGATCGCGACCCCCGTGACCACCCCGGCGAGCGATGCGAACCCGGCCCAGCGCGAGGACAGCGAGCGCTGGATCACGAGAAGCATGTCCGGGCCGGGGGTGTATGCGCCGACGATCCAGACGCCGACAAGCGCGAGCAGTTGGGAGAGGGTGAGCACGGTGGGACAGTCTAGGGGTGCGAATCCCGCTTTCACCAGCCGGAAACAGCGTTTGTCGACTAACCTCTGCAGGTGTGACTCGCGCCACTTTCCGTAGGTTCGGAATCGCCCACGCCGCGCTCGCCGCGGCGCTCATCGTCGTGGGCGGCGGCCTCGCCGCGCCCGCCTACGCGCAGTCGGCGGGTTCCCTGCAGGCGCCCGGGGGATCGGTGTTCCCGAACGCCTCGGGCTCTCTCGGTTCGTTGGGTATCCAGCAGGACCAGTTGTCCGGGCTGGGTTCGGGCGAGATCGCCATTGCCGACGGCGCCCGCGGCGAGTATCCGCTCGGCGAATACACCCTCTCCGTGAGCGATGAGCGCGTCGCCGTCAACGCTGCCGGCCGCACCGTGTGGGCGGGCACCACCGGCTACTCCTTCCTCATGGCCGGCGCCGGCACCGTGGATTGGGCCGAACACCGCGGCTACTTCTGGCCCGCCACCCGCCACGGGGAAAGCTGGAACTCCCAGCGCGTGGACCGTATCGACAATGACGGCGGAGGTCTCACCCTCACCGGCACCCTGGGTTCGCCGGGCTCGGAGCGGGAATATTCCGCGAGCTTCGCCCCTCGCCCCGGCGGCGGGATCTCGGTCGACGTGTCCGTTCCGGGCGCCGACACGGTGCAGTGGGTGAGCGAGAAGAGCCAGGGCGCCGGGGTCCACGGCTTCGGCGAGCAGTTCACGGACTTCGACCTCTCCGGTCGGCTCATCCCCATCGTCGCCCGGGAACAGGGCGTCGGCCGCGGCGCCCAGCCGCTCACGCTGCTCGCAGACCTCACCAACGGCGGCGCCGGCGGCACCGAGTCGATGACGTACGCCGCGTGGCCGACCTTCGTCACCGGCGATATGCGCGGCGTCCGCCTCGACCCGGCCGCGAAAAGCAGCTACTCCTTCGCCGTCGGCGACACCCGTGCCGCCGATCGCGTCGGACTCGAGGTGTGGTCTCCGGACATCCGGCTCGAGCTCACGTCCGGGGACTCGCCGAAGGAGCTCATCGCGCAGCAACAGTCCGGCGTCACCCGGCCGCCGCTCGCGGGGTGGACGCAGTCCGGCGCCATCGTCGGTATCCAGGGCGGCACCGACAGGGTCCGCCGCGTGGTCGACGACCTCGAGGCGGCCGGCACGCCCGTCGCCGGCGTGTGGCTGCAGGATTGGACGGGGCAGCGCACCACCGACTTCGGCGACCGCCTGTGGTGGACGTGGCAGCTCGACCAGGCACGCTACCCCGGCTGGTCCGGGCTCGTCTCCGAACTCCGCGACCGCGGCATCCGTACCACGACCTACGTGAACCCCTTCCTCGTCGATGCCGCGCCCAAGGGCGACCCGTCCATCCGGAACCTCTGGCAGGAGGCGTCTGACGCCGGACTCCTAGTTCGCAACACCGAAGGCGCGCCCTACATGCTGGACCAGGGAGGATTCAGTGCCTCGCTCGTGGATCTCACCGATCCCGCCGGGAGGGCGTTCATGTCCGACGTCATTGCCGACGAGGTTCTGGCGGGCGGGGTCGACGGCTTCATGGCAGACTTCGCCGAAGGCTTGCCGATGGATGCGGT
It encodes the following:
- a CDS encoding DUF808 domain-containing protein — translated: MAGGLVALLDDIAVLARMSAASIDDVAAAAGRTSVKAAGVVVDDTAVTPQYLEGVDSSRELPMIRRITIGSLRNKLLIILPIALLLSAFAPWAITPILMLGGSYLCFEGAEKLLDMVRRKSGESEEPAEPAVRQGEDAEKKVVSGAIRTDLILSAEIMIISLNEVAEQSVWMQAAVLFVVGILITLVVYGVVALIVKMDDIGLALAKRDSAGVKKLGQGLVKAMPFVLSTLSVVGTFAMTWVGGHIIIEGIGELGWHGPHDLIAAIADPVAGLAGVGGALAWCVETLCAFLVGSVWGAFLATVIHLLPFGGHEDSEATH
- a CDS encoding DUF3239 domain-containing protein, whose amino-acid sequence is MPAPQNPHTQYRLFDFDVDPTWARKYNEKLGEIRRLQVAAAILAVVCLGGAVVLGVVFGSVGALMIAFVLGLFGLGCLAMIFYIPRKMGQIDRTYATSELVPAIVANVHPHVLTLVALVDQAVDRSAGSIPALVTLSAQKLPGHDRKEGERVPCVAVAGNRSARGKDNAYQFISPMPIAWGTGDKDVIKRAAKQIPAEEWDTVRRNVGRFEEVQKSPGGILRL
- a CDS encoding LysE family translocator — translated: MLTLSQLLALVGVWIVGAYTPGPDMLLVIQRSLSSRWAGFASLAGVVTGVAIWLGASMLGLAAILQAREDLLHWLQLAGGGFLVFMGVTGLRSAWPVARETVAARRGLAAATSSSSGSVRGGTKTRTLRGDYVRGLATNLSNPKAVVFFGSLLAPFLYPGGERLSLAASLGIFALLVAIAVFAFASVTLAASHPKLNARIRTWLPVVDAVSAVLFIGIGTFIAAAALVELI
- a CDS encoding alpha-glucosidase; this encodes MTRATFRRFGIAHAALAAALIVVGGGLAAPAYAQSAGSLQAPGGSVFPNASGSLGSLGIQQDQLSGLGSGEIAIADGARGEYPLGEYTLSVSDERVAVNAAGRTVWAGTTGYSFLMAGAGTVDWAEHRGYFWPATRHGESWNSQRVDRIDNDGGGLTLTGTLGSPGSEREYSASFAPRPGGGISVDVSVPGADTVQWVSEKSQGAGVHGFGEQFTDFDLSGRLIPIVAREQGVGRGAQPLTLLADLTNGGAGGTESMTYAAWPTFVTGDMRGVRLDPAAKSSYSFAVGDTRAADRVGLEVWSPDIRLELTSGDSPKELIAQQQSGVTRPPLAGWTQSGAIVGIQGGTDRVRRVVDDLEAAGTPVAGVWLQDWTGQRTTDFGDRLWWTWQLDQARYPGWSGLVSELRDRGIRTTTYVNPFLVDAAPKGDPSIRNLWQEASDAGLLVRNTEGAPYMLDQGGFSASLVDLTDPAGRAFMSDVIADEVLAGGVDGFMADFAEGLPMDAVVHDGDAAELHNRWPQLWSQTVREGCEKAGRPDCVTWFRAGTFGMDSQSPAFWNGDQTVDWSREDGLASALLGTYSAGVSGWPVVHSDIGGYISVDAIVHQFVRDEELLARWGEYAAFGPMFRTHEGNRPAANRQVYDEGERVAFARNARIFAALAPYREGVLAEAARTGVPAVRHPWIEFPGTEVARSETQFMLGEAIMVAPVLERGRESVEVVFPPGRWKHLVTGEVFEGETRATVAAPIGQPAAFIDADDPRAEEIGQAVAAAARG